Proteins encoded within one genomic window of Cucumis sativus cultivar 9930 chromosome 3, Cucumber_9930_V3, whole genome shotgun sequence:
- the LOC101222674 gene encoding galactokinase: MAKHEDLPIPVFSSLDPVYGDGSQLEEARLRFDHLKAKFLQVFGHPPDVFARSPGRVNLIGEHIDYEGYSVLPMAIRQDTIVAIRKHDAGEGNHLLKIANVNDKYSICTYPADPDQEVDLKNHKWGHYFLCGYKGYYEFAKSKGQDVGMPVGLDVLVDGTVPTGSGLSSSAAFVCSSTIAIMAALGANFPKKEIAQLTCDCERHIGTQSGGMDQAISVMAKSGFAELIDFNPICATDVQLPDGGSFVIAHSLAESQKAVTAATNYNNRVVECRLASIVLGIKLGMKPEEAIKKVKTLSDVEGLCLSFAKERNSSDPVLAVKELLKEEPYTAEEIEQITVDNLPSVLGNSPTSLDVLKAAKHFKLYQRASHVYSEARRVYAFKDAVSSSLSEEDKLKKLGDLMNDSHYSCSVLYECSCPELEELVKICRDNDALGARLTGAGWGGCAVALVKEAIVPQFILNLKENFYKSRIERGVIRKDDLGLYVFASKPSSGAAIFQF, translated from the exons ATGGCGAAGCACGAGGACCTTCCGATCCCTGTTTTCTCTTCACTCGACCCTGTTTACGGTGATGGATCTCAACTTGAAGAAGCTCGCCTTCGATTTGATCATCTCAAGGCTAAGTTTCTCCAAGTTTTCGGTCATCCTCCTGATGTATTTGCTCGTTCACCAG GGAGAGTGAACTTGATTGGAGAGCATATTGACTATGAAGGATATTCGGTGTTGCCGATGGCTATTCGGCAGGATACGATCGTGGCAATTAGGAAGCATGACGCCGGAGAGGGGAATCATCTTCTCAAAATTGCTAATGTTAATGATAAATACTCGATATGTACTTATCCTGCTGATCCTGATCAG GAAGTTGACTTGAAGAATCACAAATGGGGACATTATTTCCTCTGCGG GTACAAAGGCTATTACGAGTTTGCTAAATCAAAAGGACAGGATGTCGGCATGCCAGTTGGACTTGACGTTCTTGTTGATGGAACAGTGCCTAcag GATCTGGATTATCGAGCTCTGCTGCATTTGTTTGCTCTTCTACCATTGCTATCATGGCTGCTCTTGGTGCCAACTTTCCCAAG AAAGAGATTGCCCAACTTACCTGTGATTGTGAACGACACATTGGTACACAATCTGGTGGAATGGATcag GCGATCTCTGTCATGGCCAAGTCTGGGTTTGCAGAGCTGATTGACTTCAACCCTATTTGTGCTACTGATGTGCAACTTCCTGATGGTGGGTCTTTTGTTATAGCCCATTCTCTAGCTGAATCACAGAAAGCAGTTACTGCTgccacaaattataataacagaGTTGTTGAATGCCGACTTGCTTCT ATTGTTCTAGGCATAAAACTTGGGATGAAACCAGAAGAAGCGATAAAAAAGGTGAAGACTTTATCTGATGTGGAAGGGCTGTGTCTTTCATTTGCTAAGGAGCGTAACTCTTCAGATCCTGTGCTTGCTGTCAAG GAACTGTTGAAGGAGGAACCCTATACAGCTGAAGAAATTGAACAAATCACTGTGGACAATCTGCCATCCGTTTTAGGCAACTCTCCTACTTCATTGGATGTTTTGAAAGCTGCCAAGCATTTCAAGTTGTATCAG CGAGCATCCCACGTGTACTCTGAAGCCAGACGAGTGTATGCTTTCAAGGATGCAGTTTCATCAAGTTTAAG TGAGGAAGACAAGCTTAAGAAGCTCGGTGATCTTATGAATGATAGCCACTACAGCTGTAGCGTTCTTTATGAATGCAG CTGTCCCGAGTTGGAGGAACTTGTGAAGATATGCCGGGACAATGACGCTCTCGGAGCCAGGCTAACTGGAGCAGGATGGGGTGGCTGTGCAGTCGCTCTTGTAAAAGAAGCCATTGTTCCCCAGTTCATTCTTAATCTCAAG GAAAACTTCTACAAATCGAGAATCGAACGAGGGGTCATCAGGAAGGATGACCTCGGTCTCTACGTGTTTGCTTCCAAGCCATCAAGCGGAGCTGCCATCTTCCAGTTTTAG